The proteins below are encoded in one region of Microbacterium pygmaeum:
- a CDS encoding MFS transporter, with protein MTAADVARIQRRTIGVLSTAQVLGGVAFGATISLGAVLAAHVSGDETFSGLAAAAVTFGTALIAIPLAGLARRRGRRLSLSTGMLLALVGVTLVVLAASVRSFPLLLVAFLLVGGGQAANLQSRFAAADLATDASRGRDLSIVVWATTIGAVLGPNLTGPGELLGDAIGMPPLTGPYVFTIVGQTLGIALYLVALRPDPLLTAQRVVAEASARSTAERIAKPDQARVARYAIFAVAAAHGVMVAVMAMTPVHLLHHGATLTIIGITLSLHIAGMYALAPVFGILADRLGRIATILLGQLLIAAALVTASFGQDSTSAVTIGLTLLGLGWSATTVAGSALLTEASSEARRTRRQGLSDFTMSMVGAIGAILAGVILGWIGYGGLSLLVSVAVVAVVALAPLGRAAMTAGRQQLSA; from the coding sequence CTGACAGCCGCCGACGTCGCGCGCATTCAGCGCCGCACGATCGGCGTGCTGTCGACTGCACAGGTCCTCGGCGGCGTCGCCTTCGGTGCGACCATCTCGCTCGGAGCGGTGCTGGCGGCCCACGTCTCCGGGGATGAGACGTTCTCCGGCCTGGCCGCAGCGGCGGTCACGTTCGGCACCGCGCTGATCGCGATCCCGCTGGCGGGGCTCGCTCGCCGTCGCGGTCGCCGGCTGTCCCTGTCCACCGGCATGCTGCTCGCACTGGTCGGTGTGACGCTGGTCGTCCTCGCGGCGAGCGTGCGATCCTTCCCGCTCCTCCTGGTCGCGTTCCTCCTCGTCGGCGGGGGACAGGCCGCGAACCTGCAATCCCGCTTCGCCGCGGCCGACCTCGCCACCGATGCGTCGCGCGGACGCGACCTGTCGATCGTGGTCTGGGCGACCACGATCGGTGCGGTGCTCGGCCCGAACCTCACCGGGCCGGGCGAACTGCTCGGCGATGCGATCGGCATGCCCCCGCTCACCGGACCGTACGTCTTCACGATCGTCGGCCAGACGCTGGGCATCGCGCTGTACCTTGTGGCGCTGCGGCCGGATCCGCTGCTGACAGCGCAGCGCGTGGTCGCCGAGGCATCCGCTCGCTCCACCGCCGAGCGCATCGCGAAACCCGACCAGGCGCGCGTGGCCCGGTACGCCATCTTCGCCGTCGCCGCCGCCCACGGCGTGATGGTCGCGGTGATGGCGATGACGCCGGTGCACCTGCTGCATCACGGTGCGACACTGACGATCATCGGCATCACCCTGAGTCTGCACATCGCCGGAATGTACGCGCTGGCGCCGGTCTTCGGCATCCTCGCCGACCGCCTGGGCCGCATCGCGACGATCCTCCTCGGGCAGCTGCTCATCGCCGCGGCACTGGTGACGGCGTCCTTCGGGCAGGATTCCACGAGCGCGGTCACCATCGGACTCACCCTGCTGGGACTCGGCTGGAGCGCGACCACCGTCGCCGGGTCCGCCCTGCTGACCGAGGCGTCCTCCGAGGCGCGGCGCACCCGGCGACAGGGACTCAGCGACTTCACCATGAGCATGGTCGGCGCCATCGGGGCGATCCTGGCCGGCGTGATCCTCGGGTGGATCGGGTACGGCGGTCTGTCGCTCCTGGTGAGCGTCGCGGTGGTGGCGGTGGTGGCGCTCGCGCCGCTCGGACGCGCGGCGATGACCGCGGGTCGGCAGCAGCTCAGCGCCTGA
- a CDS encoding aminotransferase class V-fold PLP-dependent enzyme → MTAIVSPGSVPAAPPVSTFSDAGSQFTGGRGYLAACTMGLPSLATRAAVIADLDAAASGSATGAHYTAVVERTRASFARLVGVDPSHVAIGSQASAFAGLLATSVPDGAEVLCAEGDFSSMVLPFVHAGRGVRLRSAPFPELAEAITADTWLVVFSIVQSATGEVADAAAIRAAAANAGARTLCDATQAVGWLPVDAAQYDAVICHAYKWLCAPRGVAFLAISEDFGRSIRPAFAGWYAGADPWSCCYGAEPALAADASRFDLSPAWQAFVGAEPALELFAALDPAALYVHATSLAARFRSAIGIAEPDRSSAIVTWDDADGADLARLTVAGITASGRAGRARVAFHVFNDEQDVQDAVVALRR, encoded by the coding sequence ATGACCGCGATCGTGTCTCCAGGATCCGTGCCGGCGGCGCCTCCCGTATCGACCTTCTCGGACGCCGGATCGCAGTTCACCGGCGGTCGTGGCTACCTGGCCGCCTGCACGATGGGCCTGCCGAGCCTGGCCACCCGGGCCGCGGTGATCGCCGACCTCGATGCCGCGGCATCCGGTTCCGCGACGGGCGCGCACTACACGGCGGTCGTCGAGCGCACCCGGGCATCGTTCGCGCGACTCGTCGGCGTGGATCCCTCGCACGTCGCCATCGGCTCGCAGGCATCGGCGTTCGCGGGCCTTCTGGCGACGTCCGTGCCCGATGGCGCCGAGGTGCTGTGCGCCGAAGGCGACTTCTCGTCGATGGTCCTTCCCTTCGTCCATGCCGGACGCGGCGTGCGGCTGCGCAGCGCGCCGTTTCCGGAGTTGGCGGAAGCGATCACCGCCGACACGTGGCTCGTGGTCTTCTCGATCGTCCAGTCCGCGACGGGCGAGGTGGCCGATGCCGCGGCGATCCGGGCTGCCGCTGCGAACGCCGGCGCACGTACGCTGTGCGACGCGACGCAGGCCGTGGGATGGCTTCCGGTGGACGCCGCGCAGTACGACGCGGTGATCTGCCACGCGTACAAGTGGCTGTGCGCTCCCCGCGGCGTCGCGTTCCTTGCGATCTCCGAAGACTTCGGTCGCAGCATCCGACCCGCCTTCGCCGGCTGGTATGCCGGCGCTGATCCGTGGTCATGCTGCTATGGCGCGGAACCGGCGCTCGCCGCCGACGCCTCCCGGTTCGACCTCTCCCCCGCCTGGCAGGCCTTCGTGGGCGCCGAGCCCGCACTCGAGCTGTTCGCGGCACTCGACCCCGCAGCACTGTACGTGCACGCGACCTCGCTCGCAGCGCGGTTCCGATCGGCGATCGGGATCGCCGAGCCGGACCGTTCCAGCGCCATCGTCACATGGGACGACGCAGACGGTGCCGACCTCGCGCGCCTGACGGTGGCGGGGATCACGGCCTCGGGCAGGGCAGGTCGGGCACGCGTCGCGTTCCACGTGTTCAACGATGAGCAGGACGTTCAGGACGCCGTCGTCGCACTCAGGCGCTGA
- a CDS encoding LysR family transcriptional regulator has translation MLCAYDCNVTYSAPEDSDFDALTVRVVKAIGDQGSITAAAALLGYSQPAVSQHIKRLEQRLGVAVVERVGRSVRLTEAGRILARHAPAVTTALDAAAGELAELRGLRAGRVRLVGFPSASPTVVPRLLADLARHHPGVTITYVEAEPPEAVEAVRGDRADIALTFSYPGDRDDPHGASASGLAVRAVGTDDLLVVLPAGHAATERADGEALDLPVLAEENWIAGCPRCRGHLLEVCGRAGFIPRIGFETDNFVAVEGLVAQGIGVATLPRMAVDSFPPLPGIVTVPLPRSEARTLHVVTAHGAERVPAVRATLLTLTGVLAHASPVAEASAN, from the coding sequence ATGCTCTGCGCTTATGATTGCAATGTGACGTATTCCGCTCCCGAGGACTCGGACTTCGACGCGCTGACGGTGCGCGTCGTCAAGGCCATCGGTGATCAGGGGTCGATCACGGCGGCGGCAGCGCTCCTGGGCTACAGTCAGCCGGCAGTGAGTCAGCACATCAAGCGACTCGAACAGCGGTTGGGCGTGGCGGTGGTCGAACGCGTCGGCCGCTCCGTGCGGCTGACCGAGGCCGGACGGATTCTCGCGCGACACGCGCCCGCTGTCACCACGGCGCTGGACGCGGCGGCCGGCGAGCTGGCGGAGCTTCGCGGCCTGCGCGCCGGACGTGTGCGGCTCGTCGGCTTCCCCTCCGCGTCGCCGACGGTGGTACCACGGCTGCTGGCCGACCTCGCCCGTCATCACCCCGGTGTGACGATCACCTATGTGGAGGCCGAGCCGCCGGAGGCGGTGGAGGCGGTGCGCGGGGACCGCGCGGACATCGCGCTCACCTTCAGTTACCCGGGTGACCGGGACGACCCGCACGGTGCGAGTGCGAGCGGACTCGCCGTCCGCGCCGTGGGCACCGACGACCTCCTCGTCGTGCTGCCCGCCGGGCATGCCGCAACAGAACGAGCTGACGGAGAGGCCCTCGATCTCCCGGTGCTCGCAGAAGAGAACTGGATCGCCGGGTGCCCGCGCTGCCGCGGCCACCTTCTCGAGGTCTGCGGCCGGGCGGGCTTCATCCCGCGGATCGGCTTCGAGACCGACAACTTCGTCGCGGTCGAAGGACTCGTCGCGCAGGGGATCGGAGTGGCGACACTGCCGCGGATGGCGGTGGACTCCTTCCCGCCCCTTCCCGGCATCGTGACCGTGCCGCTGCCGCGCAGCGAGGCGCGGACGCTCCACGTCGTGACCGCCCACGGCGCCGAGCGGGTCCCGGCGGTGCGCGCCACCCTGCTCACGCTGACGGGCGTGCTGGCGCATGCGAGCCCGGTGGCCGAGGCATCCGCGAACTAA
- the gltX gene encoding glutamate--tRNA ligase, translating to MPTPDPRTTTASGADVRVRFCPSPTGLPHVGLVRTALFNWAYARHHGGTLVFRIEDTDAARDSEESYLQLLDALRWLKIDWDEGVEVGGPHAPYRQSERFDLYREVLAKLIDAGAVYESYSNAEEIDARNDAAGRARQLGYDNFDRTLTDEQRAAFRAEGREPAYRLRVPDEDLTYVDLVRGEVTFPAGSFPDFVIFRAGGIPLYTFVNPVDDALMGITHVLRGEDLMPSTARQLSLYRALIDAGVTEFVPRFGHMPLVLGDGNKKLSKRDPRADLFLQREKGFIPEGLLNYLSLLGWSLSSDRDVFSLDEMVAAFDIADVNPNPARFDQKKAESINGDHIRMLEAADFAERIVPYLASAGVLTVPLADADADLLEKAAPLIQERLPLLGDAPGLLRFLFTDDIFYEDDALAGLPENTGVVLAASVGALEAIPEGAFTAAAIQEALSTALIEGLALKPRVAYGPLRVAVSGRRVSPPLFESMELLGKAESIRRLAAFDAFRAG from the coding sequence ATGCCTACTCCCGATCCCCGCACCACGACGGCCTCCGGCGCCGACGTCCGTGTGCGCTTCTGTCCCTCGCCCACCGGCCTGCCCCACGTCGGCCTCGTGCGCACCGCGCTGTTCAACTGGGCGTACGCACGCCATCACGGGGGGACGCTGGTCTTCCGCATCGAGGACACCGATGCCGCCCGCGACAGCGAGGAGAGCTACCTGCAGCTGCTGGACGCCCTGCGGTGGCTGAAGATCGACTGGGACGAGGGCGTCGAGGTCGGCGGACCGCATGCGCCGTACCGCCAGTCCGAGCGCTTCGACCTCTACCGCGAGGTGCTGGCGAAGCTCATCGATGCGGGCGCCGTCTACGAGAGCTACTCCAACGCCGAGGAGATCGACGCCCGCAACGACGCCGCCGGCCGTGCGCGACAGCTCGGCTACGACAATTTCGACCGCACCCTCACCGACGAGCAGCGCGCGGCGTTCCGTGCCGAGGGACGCGAACCCGCATACCGCCTTCGTGTGCCCGACGAAGACCTCACGTATGTCGACCTCGTGCGCGGCGAGGTGACCTTCCCCGCCGGATCCTTCCCGGATTTCGTGATCTTCCGCGCCGGCGGGATCCCCCTGTACACCTTCGTGAACCCCGTCGATGACGCCCTCATGGGCATCACGCACGTGCTGCGCGGAGAGGATCTGATGCCCTCCACCGCTCGGCAGCTCTCGCTGTACCGCGCACTGATCGATGCGGGGGTGACGGAGTTCGTGCCCCGTTTCGGTCACATGCCGCTCGTCCTCGGTGACGGCAACAAGAAGCTCTCCAAGCGGGATCCGCGAGCCGACCTGTTCCTCCAGCGCGAGAAGGGCTTCATCCCCGAGGGGCTCCTGAACTACCTCTCCCTGCTGGGCTGGTCGCTCAGCTCCGATCGGGACGTCTTCTCGCTCGACGAGATGGTCGCTGCGTTCGACATCGCCGACGTCAACCCGAACCCGGCCCGCTTCGATCAGAAGAAGGCCGAGTCGATCAACGGCGACCATATCCGGATGCTGGAGGCCGCTGATTTCGCTGAGCGGATCGTGCCCTACCTCGCGTCCGCCGGGGTGCTCACCGTCCCGCTCGCCGACGCTGACGCCGATCTCCTCGAGAAGGCGGCGCCGCTCATCCAGGAACGGCTGCCCCTGCTGGGGGATGCGCCGGGGCTGCTGCGCTTCCTTTTCACCGACGACATCTTCTACGAGGATGACGCCCTCGCCGGGCTGCCGGAGAACACGGGCGTGGTGCTGGCGGCCTCGGTGGGTGCGCTGGAAGCGATCCCCGAGGGCGCATTCACGGCCGCTGCGATCCAGGAAGCACTCTCGACCGCTCTGATCGAAGGTCTGGCGCTCAAACCCCGGGTCGCATACGGGCCGCTGCGGGTCGCCGTCAGCGGACGACGGGTCTCGCCGCCGCTGTTCGAATCGATGGAACTGCTCGGCAAGGCCGAGTCGATCCGACGGCTTGCGGCGTTCGACGCCTTCCGAGCGGGGTGA
- a CDS encoding aminoglycoside phosphotransferase family protein, whose amino-acid sequence MADKPAAERSIDEALVRALLIEQARAVVPEAGTATLTHAEDGWDCSVWRLGDRWAVRLPRRELAAPLVRHEQAVLGDIAARIEATGVGIPAPVLAGRPGHGYPWSWSVVPWFEGSTGLSVPLRERRGWARRLADALGALHMPAPDDHPVNPVRGVPLRQRADAVAVRFESLRGRADPDALSRAHAAWRAALEVEPWRRGPVWVHGDLHPGNLVVAGGELVAIIDFGDVTGGDPAYDLAVAWLAFDAPGRRAFITATGSRYDGATWVRARGWAAATAAILLDQSDDNPDYARLGSDALQELLN is encoded by the coding sequence ATGGCGGACAAGCCCGCGGCCGAGCGGTCGATCGACGAAGCACTGGTGCGAGCCCTGCTGATCGAGCAGGCGCGCGCCGTCGTGCCCGAGGCGGGGACCGCGACGCTCACGCACGCCGAGGACGGCTGGGACTGCTCGGTGTGGCGGTTGGGTGATCGGTGGGCGGTGCGACTCCCCCGTCGTGAACTGGCCGCACCGCTGGTCCGGCACGAACAGGCAGTGCTCGGCGACATCGCGGCGCGCATTGAGGCGACCGGCGTCGGGATCCCCGCGCCGGTGCTGGCCGGACGGCCGGGACACGGCTATCCGTGGTCGTGGTCGGTGGTTCCGTGGTTCGAAGGCAGCACGGGGTTGAGCGTGCCACTGCGTGAGCGACGTGGCTGGGCGAGACGACTGGCCGACGCGCTGGGCGCGCTGCACATGCCGGCCCCCGATGATCATCCGGTCAATCCGGTGCGGGGCGTTCCGCTGCGACAGCGGGCCGATGCCGTGGCGGTCCGTTTCGAGTCCCTGCGTGGTCGGGCTGATCCCGACGCGCTGAGCCGGGCGCACGCAGCCTGGCGGGCTGCGCTCGAGGTGGAACCCTGGCGACGAGGGCCCGTCTGGGTCCACGGTGACCTGCATCCCGGCAACCTCGTGGTCGCGGGAGGGGAACTGGTGGCGATCATCGACTTCGGTGACGTCACCGGCGGCGACCCGGCGTACGATCTCGCGGTCGCCTGGCTCGCATTCGACGCCCCGGGTCGTCGGGCATTCATCACGGCGACCGGGTCGCGGTATGACGGCGCCACCTGGGTGCGCGCTCGCGGGTGGGCGGCGGCGACCGCGGCGATCCTCCTCGACCAGAGCGATGACAATCCCGATTACGCGCGACTCGGATCGGACGCGCTGCAGGAATTGCTCAACTGA
- a CDS encoding DeoR/GlpR family DNA-binding transcription regulator, translated as MYAMERQDLIERMLLDDGRVSVVALARRFDVTTETVRRDLAQLEIAGALHRVHGGAVLRERQSTTEPTLAERAHRRSGAKAAIGRRALELLGDRFRGSLFLDAGTTTSAIGAQLGDHLAATGGQAEVVTHAMTLAHALADVRDAELTVIGGRVRGTTAAAVGADTVRSIQRLRPDIAFLGTNGISATFGLSTPDPDEAAVKSAIVQSARRVVVVADAEKLGRELLVSFASLAEIDVLVTDAAPDAELTDALAAVDVEVLLP; from the coding sequence ATGTACGCAATGGAGCGCCAGGATCTGATCGAGCGCATGCTGCTCGATGACGGCCGCGTCAGCGTGGTCGCCCTCGCACGACGTTTCGACGTGACGACCGAGACCGTTCGCCGCGATCTCGCGCAGCTGGAGATCGCCGGGGCACTGCACCGCGTGCACGGAGGCGCAGTGCTGCGGGAGCGCCAGAGCACCACCGAGCCGACGCTCGCGGAGCGTGCGCATCGTCGCAGCGGCGCCAAAGCGGCCATCGGCCGGCGGGCGCTCGAACTGCTCGGCGACCGGTTCCGCGGCTCGCTCTTCCTGGACGCCGGAACGACCACGTCCGCGATCGGCGCGCAACTCGGAGACCACCTGGCCGCCACCGGCGGTCAGGCCGAGGTCGTCACCCACGCCATGACCCTCGCACACGCCCTCGCCGACGTGCGCGACGCCGAACTGACCGTCATCGGCGGACGCGTGCGCGGGACGACCGCTGCTGCGGTCGGCGCCGATACGGTGCGCTCCATCCAACGGCTGCGGCCGGACATCGCCTTCCTCGGCACCAACGGCATCTCGGCCACGTTCGGGCTGAGCACGCCCGACCCCGACGAGGCCGCAGTGAAGTCCGCCATCGTCCAGTCGGCACGGCGGGTCGTCGTCGTCGCCGATGCAGAGAAGCTCGGTCGAGAGCTTCTGGTCAGCTTCGCGTCGCTGGCGGAGATCGACGTGCTGGTGACGGATGCCGCGCCGGATGCCGAGCTGACCGATGCACTCGCCGCCGTCGATGTGGAGGTGCTTCTCCCATGA
- the pfkB gene encoding 1-phosphofructokinase, whose translation MSTTNVGSGSQPRIVTLTANPSLDRTIALTDALRPGEVQLAASAREDAGGKGINVSRAVAAAGVSTVAVLPLAADDPFATALGAAKVPALPVPIDGHSRANLTITDPAGVTTKLNLPGAALTPAGVEDLIAAVVAASEGADWLVLAGSLPPGAEDSLYVEIIRAVRARWGIGSPRVAVDTSGAALRAVVYDASPDLIKPNDEELAELAGIELEAGGILADAVLPVAQALVPARVAAALVTLGADGAVLVTSEGAWVAVPPRIRVVSTVGAGDSSLAGYLLGDVSGAGPAEALRRSVQYGAAAASLPGTQAPTPDDLPSGEVIVRPLGLGART comes from the coding sequence ATGAGCACGACCAACGTGGGATCGGGATCACAGCCCCGGATCGTCACCCTCACGGCCAACCCGTCGCTGGATCGCACCATCGCTCTGACGGATGCCCTGCGACCCGGGGAGGTTCAGCTCGCGGCATCCGCTCGTGAAGACGCCGGTGGAAAAGGGATCAACGTCTCGCGCGCCGTCGCCGCGGCAGGCGTCTCGACGGTGGCGGTCCTGCCACTCGCCGCTGACGATCCCTTCGCCACGGCGCTCGGTGCAGCGAAGGTGCCCGCGCTGCCCGTTCCGATCGACGGTCACAGCAGGGCCAACCTCACGATCACCGACCCCGCTGGAGTGACCACCAAGCTGAACCTGCCGGGTGCAGCGTTGACGCCGGCTGGTGTCGAGGATCTGATCGCCGCCGTGGTCGCCGCCTCGGAGGGAGCGGACTGGCTGGTCCTGGCCGGGTCCCTACCTCCGGGCGCGGAGGATTCGCTGTACGTCGAGATCATCCGCGCGGTACGCGCTCGCTGGGGGATCGGGTCGCCTCGCGTTGCGGTGGACACATCGGGCGCCGCGCTGCGCGCGGTGGTCTACGACGCGTCGCCCGACCTGATCAAGCCCAATGACGAGGAACTCGCCGAGCTCGCCGGCATCGAGCTCGAGGCCGGCGGCATCCTCGCCGACGCGGTGCTTCCCGTCGCTCAGGCGCTCGTCCCCGCCCGCGTCGCGGCTGCGCTGGTCACGCTCGGCGCCGACGGCGCGGTCCTGGTGACCTCGGAGGGCGCCTGGGTCGCCGTCCCACCGCGGATCCGCGTCGTGAGCACGGTCGGCGCCGGTGACAGCTCGCTGGCCGGCTACCTGCTCGGCGACGTCAGCGGCGCCGGACCCGCCGAGGCGCTGCGGCGGTCCGTGCAGTACGGCGCCGCCGCGGCATCCCTTCCCGGCACGCAAGCCCCCACACCTGATGATCTGCCGTCCGGCGAGGTCATCGTTCGTCCCCTCGGGCTCGGAGCGCGAACGTAG
- a CDS encoding PTS fructose transporter subunit IIABC codes for MSQSITPELVSLDEPLGADKAAVIRALAARVAAQGRATDPEALFQDAWAREQKDETGLPGGIAIPHAKSAAVTQPSLAFARLAPGVDFGAPDGPADLVFLIAAPDGAAEAHLAVLSKLARSLMQDDFTAGLRAASTADEVVAIVRDAIGEGEAAPAASVPAPATAAAAPAASPVDAGLRIDGRPARIVAVTACATGIAHTFMAADALTAAGKKDGVDLVVEPQGSSGYQALPQEVIDNADAVIFATDVDVREQQRFAGKPVVRSGVKRGIEQPSQMIGEAVAAAKNPNAARVSGTAGAAAAASTAHISFGARIQRILLTGVSYMIPFVAGGGLLIALGFLLGGYEVTTNASTIITQNSLWDLPTTDITSDFGPLGQYLGSVFFMIGATSMGFLVSALAGYISFAIADRPGIAPGFVAGAVAVLMNAGFIGGIVGGLLAGVVAWWLGRLPAPRWLRGLMPVVIIPLVGSIVASGLLVLFLGRPIATLMQWLTDWLTSLTESGGAAIGLGIILGLMMCFDLGGPVNKVAYSFAVAGLAAGSADNPAPLLIMGAVMCAGMVPPLAMALASTILARKLFTPEERENGKAAWLLGASFISEGAIPFAAADPLRVIPASMVGGAVTGALCFVFNVQSYAPHGGIFVLFAIQPIWGFLVALIAGVLVSAFLVVGFKRFIAPKELAEAETPFEAPATASSGTAAPAIA; via the coding sequence GTGTCACAGTCCATCACCCCCGAGCTCGTCAGTCTCGACGAACCGCTCGGGGCCGACAAGGCGGCCGTGATCCGCGCCCTCGCGGCGCGGGTCGCGGCGCAGGGACGCGCCACCGATCCCGAGGCCCTCTTCCAGGACGCCTGGGCGCGCGAGCAGAAGGACGAGACCGGCCTGCCGGGCGGCATCGCCATCCCGCACGCGAAGAGCGCCGCGGTCACCCAGCCGTCACTGGCGTTCGCACGGCTGGCGCCGGGCGTGGACTTCGGGGCGCCGGACGGTCCGGCCGATCTCGTGTTCCTGATCGCTGCGCCGGACGGCGCCGCAGAAGCGCACCTCGCGGTGCTCTCCAAACTCGCCCGGAGCCTGATGCAGGACGACTTCACCGCCGGCCTGCGCGCGGCCTCCACCGCCGACGAGGTCGTCGCCATCGTGCGCGACGCGATCGGCGAGGGCGAGGCCGCACCGGCTGCGTCCGTTCCGGCGCCCGCGACCGCGGCTGCTGCTCCGGCCGCATCTCCCGTCGACGCGGGTCTGCGCATCGACGGGCGTCCCGCTCGCATCGTCGCAGTGACCGCCTGCGCCACCGGCATCGCGCACACGTTCATGGCCGCCGACGCGCTCACCGCCGCCGGCAAGAAGGACGGAGTGGACCTGGTCGTCGAACCGCAGGGCTCCAGCGGCTATCAGGCGCTGCCCCAGGAGGTCATCGACAACGCCGACGCCGTCATCTTCGCGACCGACGTGGACGTGCGCGAACAGCAGCGCTTCGCGGGGAAGCCGGTGGTCCGCTCGGGCGTCAAGCGCGGCATCGAGCAGCCCTCCCAGATGATCGGGGAGGCGGTGGCCGCAGCGAAGAACCCCAACGCGGCACGCGTGAGCGGCACCGCGGGCGCCGCCGCAGCGGCCTCGACGGCGCACATCTCGTTCGGTGCGCGCATCCAGCGCATCCTGCTCACCGGTGTCAGCTACATGATCCCGTTCGTTGCGGGCGGCGGTCTGCTCATCGCACTCGGCTTCCTCCTGGGCGGCTACGAGGTGACCACCAACGCGTCGACGATCATCACGCAGAACTCGCTCTGGGACCTCCCGACCACCGATATCACGTCCGACTTCGGACCGCTCGGCCAGTATCTCGGCTCGGTGTTCTTCATGATCGGCGCGACCTCGATGGGCTTCCTGGTCTCGGCTCTGGCGGGGTACATCTCCTTCGCGATCGCCGACCGACCTGGCATCGCTCCCGGATTCGTCGCCGGTGCGGTCGCCGTGCTCATGAACGCGGGCTTCATCGGCGGGATCGTCGGCGGTCTGCTCGCCGGCGTGGTCGCGTGGTGGCTCGGACGCCTTCCCGCGCCGCGCTGGCTACGGGGCCTCATGCCGGTCGTGATCATTCCGCTCGTCGGATCCATCGTCGCCTCCGGCCTGCTCGTCCTGTTCCTCGGTCGTCCGATCGCCACCCTCATGCAGTGGCTGACCGACTGGCTGACGAGCCTCACCGAGTCCGGCGGCGCCGCCATCGGTCTGGGCATCATCCTCGGTCTGATGATGTGCTTCGATCTGGGTGGCCCCGTCAACAAGGTCGCGTACTCGTTCGCCGTTGCCGGCCTGGCTGCCGGCTCCGCCGACAACCCCGCCCCGTTGCTGATCATGGGTGCCGTGATGTGCGCCGGAATGGTTCCGCCGCTGGCCATGGCGCTGGCCTCGACGATCCTCGCCCGAAAGCTGTTCACGCCGGAGGAGCGCGAGAACGGCAAAGCGGCCTGGCTGCTGGGCGCGTCGTTCATCTCAGAAGGTGCGATCCCGTTCGCCGCGGCCGATCCGCTCCGCGTGATCCCGGCCTCCATGGTCGGCGGCGCCGTGACCGGTGCGCTGTGCTTCGTGTTCAACGTGCAGTCCTACGCGCCGCACGGTGGCATCTTCGTGCTCTTCGCGATCCAGCCCATCTGGGGCTTCCTCGTGGCGCTGATCGCGGGCGTGCTGGTGTCGGCATTCCTGGTGGTCGGGTTCAAGCGCTTCATCGCGCCGAAGGAACTGGCCGAGGCCGAGACCCCGTTCGAGGCTCCAGCCACCGCCAGCTCGGGAACGGCCGCACCCGCGATCGCCTGA
- a CDS encoding HPr family phosphocarrier protein → MAERQATIASSSGLHARPAKLFVQAVQETKVPVTIAVEGGKDLNAGSILSLMGLGASHGTVVTLKAEGDGADAALDSLVALLETDLDAE, encoded by the coding sequence ATGGCAGAACGTCAGGCAACCATCGCGAGCAGCTCCGGGCTGCATGCGCGGCCCGCGAAGCTCTTCGTGCAGGCGGTGCAGGAGACCAAGGTGCCGGTCACGATCGCCGTCGAGGGCGGGAAGGATCTGAACGCCGGCAGCATCCTGTCGCTGATGGGCCTCGGCGCCTCCCACGGCACCGTCGTCACGCTCAAGGCGGAGGGCGATGGAGCCGATGCGGCCCTGGACTCGCTCGTGGCACTTCTGGAGACCGACCTCGACGCCGAGTAG
- a CDS encoding ABC transporter permease — MTTHFVGDTAVLTGRSLRHILRSPDTIITTAVTPIALMLLFVYVLGGAIDTGSSSYIDYMLPGILLITIASGIAYTSYRLFLDLQSGIFERFQSMPIGRSSSLWAHVLTSLVANVASLVIVIGVALLMGFRTGAGVLAWLAVAGILILFILALTWVAVIAGLSAKTVDGASAFSYPLIFLPFVSSAFVPTDTMPAPVAWFAENQPVTPIVNTIRALFAQQPVGAEIWIALAWMLGILIVAYLGAMAIYRRKIS; from the coding sequence ATGACCACGCATTTCGTCGGCGACACGGCCGTGCTGACCGGCAGGTCGCTGCGCCACATCCTGCGCAGCCCCGACACCATCATCACGACGGCGGTCACCCCGATCGCACTGATGCTGCTGTTCGTCTACGTGCTGGGCGGTGCGATCGACACCGGCTCGTCGTCGTACATCGACTACATGCTGCCGGGCATCCTGCTGATCACCATCGCGTCCGGCATCGCCTACACGTCGTATCGCCTCTTTCTGGACCTGCAGAGCGGAATCTTCGAGCGGTTCCAGTCGATGCCGATCGGGCGATCGAGCTCGCTGTGGGCCCACGTGCTCACCTCACTCGTGGCCAACGTCGCCTCGCTCGTGATCGTGATCGGCGTGGCGCTGCTGATGGGATTCCGCACGGGCGCAGGAGTGCTGGCGTGGCTGGCGGTCGCCGGCATCCTGATCCTGTTCATCCTCGCCCTGACCTGGGTCGCGGTGATCGCGGGGCTGTCGGCGAAGACGGTCGACGGAGCGAGCGCGTTCTCGTACCCGCTCATCTTCCTTCCGTTCGTCAGCTCAGCGTTCGTCCCGACCGACACGATGCCGGCGCCGGTCGCCTGGTTCGCCGAGAACCAGCCGGTCACCCCGATCGTCAACACGATCCGCGCGCTGTTCGCCCAGCAGCCGGTCGGCGCGGAGATCTGGATCGCGCTGGCCTGGATGCTCGGCATCCTGATCGTCGCCTACCTGGGTGCGATGGCGATCTACCGGCGGAAGATCAGCTGA